The proteins below come from a single Denticeps clupeoides chromosome 15, fDenClu1.1, whole genome shotgun sequence genomic window:
- the LOC114765023 gene encoding dual specificity protein phosphatase 13-like, which yields MDSSENSASTSDNLLELQDKYSLYETPDIKTIEKILYGGPRSCNHVDEVWPNLFLGDMFMSHDRHGLWKMGITHILNAAHGKICCQGSPDFYGTTVTYKGIPASDVPTFDISPFFYPAAEFIRQALDSGGKVFVNCAMGLSRSATLVLVYLMIHQHHTLLKAILKVKKSRWIFPNRGFLRQLCSLDTELHSEDRKEIRRIDSSQSWLH from the exons ATGGACAGTAGTGAGAATTCAGCTTCTACCAGTGACAATCTGTTAGAGCTGCAAGACAAATACAGTTTATATGAAACACCAGATATTAAGACAATTGAGAAGATTTTGTATGGAGGTCCACGGTCCTGCAACCATGTCGATGAAGTTTGGCCCAACTTGTTTTTAGGAGACAT GTTCATGTCACATGACAGGCATGGACTATGGAAGATGGGAATCACACACATCCTGAATGCAGCCCATGGGAAAATCTGCTGCCAAGGCAGTCCAGACTTCTATGGGACAACGGTGACCTACAAAGGCATTCCGGCCAGTGATGTTCCAACATTTGATATCTCACCTTTCTTCTACCCTGCTGCAGAGTTTATACGCCAAGCCCTAGATTCCGGAG GAAAGGTGTTTGTGAACTGTGCTATGGGTCTGAGCCGCTCTGCAACCCTTGTGCTAGTATACTTGATGATCCACCAACATCACACTCTGCTGAAGGCTATCCTCAAGGTGAAGAAAAGTCGTTGGATCTTTCCTAATCGAGGGTTCCTCCGTCAGCTCTGCAGCCTGGATACAGAGTTGCATTCGGAGGACAGGAAAGAAATTAGAAGAATAGACTCATCACAGTCATGGTTGCACTAA
- the LOC114765024 gene encoding dual specificity protein phosphatase 13-like — translation MLKMMAEQRQQHCLFNIIELEKLLDTCKLDLTPRDEVWPNLYIGNIAFAQNRTALKRLGITHILNAAHSKQGSIGDQEFYGSEFEYYGIPADDSTKFDISVYFKPTAHFIHKGLMRKDGKVFVHCIMGMSRSATLVLAYLMLCQRLTLRSAILKIIQKRAIYPNRNFLSQLLDLDERLQRKWRVCPIL, via the exons ATGTTAAAAATGATGGCAGAGCAGAGGCAGCAGCATTGCCTGTTCAATATCATAGAGCTAGAGAAGCTTCTGGACACATGTAAGCTTGATCTAACACCAAGGGACGAGGTCTGGCCCAACTTATACATTGGAAACAT TGCATTTGCACAAAATAGGACAGCACTGAAGAGGCTGGGTATCACCCACATCTTAAATGCAGCTCACTCAAAGCAAGGCAGCATCGGGGACCAAGAATTCTACGGAAGCGAGTTTGAGTACTATGGCATTCCGGCAGATGACTCCACCAAATTTGATATCAGTGTTTACTTCAAACCCACTGCACATTTCATTCACAAAGGCCTGATGAGAAAGGATG GAAAAGTGTTTGTGCACTGCATCATGGGAATGAGCCGCTCCGCAACGTTGGTCCTGGCATACCTAATGCTGTGCCAGCGACTCACCCTCCGCAGTGCCATTCTGAAAATAATTCAGAAAAGAGCAATTTACCCAAACAGGAACTTCCTCTCCCAGCTGCTGGACCTTGATGAGCGACTACAAAGAAAATGGAGGGTCTGTCCCATCCTCTGA